The following are encoded in a window of Sminthopsis crassicaudata isolate SCR6 chromosome 5, ASM4859323v1, whole genome shotgun sequence genomic DNA:
- the DNAL4 gene encoding dynein axonemal light chain 4: MGEETKKDDADYKRLQIFPLVRHSDMPEEMRLETMELCVTACEKYSNNNESAAKMIKETMDKKFGSSWHVVIGEGFGFEITHEVKNLLYLYFGGTLAVCVWKCS, encoded by the exons ATgggagaagaaacaaagaaggatGACGCAGATTACAAGAGACTACAGATCTTTCCTCTGGTCCGA cacTCGGACATGCCGGAGGAGATGAGACTGGAGACCATGGAGTTGTGTGTCACCGCCTGTGAGAAGTACTCCAACAACAATGAG AGTGCCGCCAAGATGATCAAGGAGACCATGGATAAGAAGTTCGGCTCCTCCTGGCACGTGGTGATCGGCGAGGGCTTCGGCTTCGAGATCACCCACGAGGTGAAGAACCTGCTGTACCTGTACTTTGGGGGCACGCTGGCCGTGTGCGTCTGGAAGTGCTCCTGA